The Vigna unguiculata cultivar IT97K-499-35 chromosome 1, ASM411807v1, whole genome shotgun sequence nucleotide sequence cccgtttaaattattaaaatatccataattaattaaataaaattcctGACTTTTtgaattgggtatggggataggtagtaggatgtacatatccccgtcATAATACtggtccccgtttaaattattaaaatatccataattaattaaataaccctatatatatatatatatatgtgtgtgtgtgtgtgtgtgtgtgtgtgtactttctattttttatttcttataactatttgatttgtcatgaaactcattcgcatcttcaatatatttttcatcttatcataacatttgtgtaattatgtttaaataatgtatgtcaattaaaaaaaaaattatgtctcacatttgaatatttttattattttttaatatttttatttattgtatattttcggttcacatgagaatgtttaatactctcaatttaagcatttaatatcataaacctttcatttactaggtaatataaaaaaaaattacttattattaatttttgtttcatttgaagaactttttgttttgctaaaacaattattatttctCGACCATTGAATataatgttgatatttttcatcttatcatacccttaattatacatttgttttcctttttgtcatttctttcaatagtctcttaaattgtttataagacacacatttcttaattttttaatattttaatttgttgtttattttgatcatgtagaatttgttgtttattttcatcatgtagaatactatttccatatattttatctaattatttttattttctaactcattatcaatcatactgtaatttttcactatgattgtataaataacttttatttactacaatataaaattttaatgtaattgccatgaattttttttattaccatccaacatatattggagttgaaaagatacaagatctctgttaaaattttattattatgtttattatttgttctttgattcattttgatcaagtgatgtattataacttttattagtgtataaaaaagagattcattataatttaaaaaattgaagtaaacaaacatttaaaatatattttaatttgaatatttgttttccttttatattatttaaaaatatttttaaattttatcaactaagttgcattaatgtttgcaaatttaaaaaatattttggtttttatgaaattttatttggtattctaatctaaaatgtaaacaattataatttatttcaaagtatttgatatcgaagaaacgatcatccttctaatattgaatatttgataatattatgtttcttttatcgtaattttttattattttataaaaattaattaaaattaatattgaagtagtaagagaACAaatacgggtatgggtacgagattatacacccattacccggtggggatggagatgaaacaaaaatttgatatctgttggatttgggtatgagGATATGGATAAATTTTTTCTACAGGGATGGATATGGGCTATAATACACCGATACTTCAACTTGGATCACATATCCGTATCTGTATTCACCATGTATCGTGTCTGACATTTTAGGATATTTTATAGATACTTATCGataaagtatctaatttatgaAGTCGTAGTACACTACAACAAGTAAATCTTTGAACAGTGATCGATTTTAGTGACAAAagataattagtcactatatagtgatcaaattgataactaaaatagttccaaaaaattataattggtttctaaattgataattaaaatagtttcaattatgaattggtttatGTATTGGTCATTAAAATTAGCTGttaggttttgactaccaaaataattagtctctaaattggcCTCTAGCatatttttggttactaaaattggtcattatttaagagttttctttaAATAGTACTTCtttgatgacaataatttatatttttatattgacaattttagtacatatagttttaatttttatttacacaaaaataatcatatatttattatatttttaaaaattattgtatattttttaatatttatatacaacGTATTTATCAAATCtcatatcctattattttaaaaataaatatatcaacatATCGTATATGTGTCATATTTGATACATGTATCATATATGTGCATCATACGCAGATAATTAAATATGTCCCCCCTCCCCCAGTTACCGAAGATTTCACTGCTTTGAATTAGTTCTTatgtaaaaaattgattttttttatttaatatcaagtTTAATGGGTGTAACACTGTAACCACACTCTTTGATGTTCTTTAACgcatttttatcaattaaaaaatctattataaagttaatttttaattaaagattaatttattcattaataaGGAATATTTCCCTCGAATCTAACAGGTAAAATATTCTCTTCCGCATCTCACAAAAAATAGAATAGGAAACTTTAATGATAATTAggtttcaagaacctccaaacactaaaattattttgtattcatTTGCTTTAACTCAAATTCATCGACTAAAGAGTGCTACACATTATTTTTTGAATCattcctttattttatatttaatttttaatcatctatttctttttatttactattcGTGTGTAAATTGAACTTTAATACTTTTAAAGATAGAGTCAATggtttaaattaagaaaaatgacaTTTTCACTATATGAAGTTGCCTacaattttaattgttatgatttaaaaaataaaaatattattcaccTAATATGAATAATAGAATAATAGTCAATTTATAACTATTGTTTGGAAGAAGAATTAGGATCCTTTAATTATGGAAATCAGCAATCTAATTTTAAccctaataaaaaattatcgaaataaaattcatgTGTAGCATGCAGAAGCAGCCACCACCACCTTTTGGAAAAGAAATTAGAAACCATTCACTCTCTggtgtgtatatatatgtgtaagCTCATTTCCCTCGAAATTCTCAACCGTTACTCTCTGTTTCTATTTTCCGTTCTCTTCATCGAACAACCTCTTTCGCCGGCGGCGATATCTCCGGCCGCCGCCTCGCGGTTCCCCGCCGAATATTCCGTTCATTGCTTCTCATTTCTGTTATGCGCCGTCAATCTTTGTTCGTTCAGGTTCGTGTTTTTCATgatcttcaattttattttaattctttccGTTTATTCCATGCTGTGTCCGGCTCCAATTATCCGTTGAGGTTCGTGTTTTGtgattttcatttcttttgaTTCGTTCTTTATATTCAATGCCATGCCTAATTTATTCGTTCAGGTTTGCGTTTTAATGATATTCAATTGTTCTAATTGAAATTATCTTCCATGCTGCGTGTTTCGCTAAATTTTCTCTGTTTTTGTGGCGTTTGAGATCTGTCTGGTGTTTGCTTTTGATTACCTTTCTATCTTTTCGGATGTGTTTTCAAGTTTTCAATCAGTGCGTCGTAAACATAGAGCCTAGTTGTGGAATTAGGGGAATGTGATTTGTTTTGTCTGAATGTGTGTTTCTGTGTTTATCGAGTTCTTAGTTGAGATTTGAGAAGTATGATGCAATGTTTGAAATATTGTTTGGACGCTAAGATATAGGATAGAAATTAATCGACATCCTTCTCGAATTCGTCTAATTCGATAAAGTTTTGGTTTACCAGCTTGATGTATGATTTTCTCGAGATTTTTGGTTGTTGAATGTTTGCCTTTTATCTACtcaattttctaatttaaaattttcgaagttttatattgatttttccctaatctgttttcttttttttatatatataagaatgaCATCATGTCATTGGAGTGACTATTATACAATTTAGGCCTTTGTTTTTATATCTTTGCTAAACGGAATATAAATGAGATAATCGCTCACTTTTTACCAATGTCAATGCTAAAATAGATCTTGGGATTAATTGTGTGATTTACATCAGTCTCGGataatttcatgatttttttttaaggaaacacTTATCTGATTATctatatatgattatttctCTAGTCCTCCATTCTTTTTTGTGTCTTATCGTTATCAAACTATCTATTTCCTGTGGAAGGAGAGAGAATTTCTTGGATatcatttttatgatttaaacttttgttttttcaattatcTTTTCAGGTCTTGAATTCATAAATAAAggaaacttaatattttaagttagCTTTTGCTGTACTCGAAGTTTTGGAAGCTTTTCACAATGAGTGCAGCTGAAGATCTTGTGAACAAAACAGAAGCTGGTGGAAAAGAAAGCCAGGACAACCACATCACAGGTCTTGTAAAAAACAATGATGGTGTAAATCCTGCAAATCACCAGGCAGCAGGTGGGGCAGAAAGACCTGTAAGTGACCAAACAGATGTTGACCGAAATCCTACAAGTGAACAAGTGGGTATTGCAGGAAATATGGTAAACAACCAAGCAGGTGCTGCAGAAACTCCCGCAAAGGAACACGTAACAGGTGGTGCGGAAAATTCTGTACACAATGAAGCAGGGGCATCAATAAGTGGTATGAAGGACGAAGCTGGTGTTATAGACAGTCCTGTAAACAGCATTGTAACTGCTGCAGAAATTTCTGTAAGCAGCCAAGCAGATGCTGCAgcaaacagaaaagaaaatccAGTTGAAACCCCTGTAGCCTGCAAAGCAGATCGCCTTCCGGAAGAAGCACAGGAGATGCTGAAATCATTGGCTAGTCACTGGGAGGATGTACTTGATGCAAATGCATTGCAGGTCTTCCCTCTCAAAGGAGCAATGACGAATGAGGTATTTCAGATAAAGTGGCCAACTTCGACAGGAGAAACTTCACGAAAGGTTATTGTTAGAATTTATGGTGAGGGTGTGGACGTGTTCTTTGATAGGAGTCAAGAGATTCAAACATTTGAATTTATGTCAAAGAACGGGCAAGGTCCTCCTCTACTAGGACGGTTTGCAAATGGTCGTGTTGAAGAGTTTATCCACGCACGGGTAATTtgatatcttttataatttaagtcCTAATAAAGATATTCCTCCAATTACCTTCGAGTAATCAGTTATTATCTGGTTCATGAATGTAAACTGTAGATTCAACGCATTGCACAACTTCCCTAAAGTACATCCGCATTTCATAATTTATCCTGCTATATAAATGATTGTAAAAGTTAAGCAttattcctttctttttctattcacCTCTGTACACCAGTTAAGAACTTGACATGCTCATATATTTGATGGTGAATTTATCAGACATTATCAGCAGCTGATCTACGTGATCCTACCATTTCTGCTCTTATAGCGGCTAAATTGAAGGATTTTCATGATTTAGATATGCCTGGTGAAAAGGAAGTCCACCTTTGGAATAAATTGCGGTATGTGCTATTTGAACACCTGATCCAGCATCCCCATTAAAAGTGTACTTAAAGAAAGTTTGTACATGTCGAAAAGGCAATAAGGGACCacatcttttataaattttattcaaataatattatttaatacttcCATATTTTAGTTACTACTTGATGATTTctccaatatttttattacaatgtTTCAGAAATTGGCTTAGTGAGGCCAAACGTATATCATCCCCTAAAGAAGCTGAAGCATTTTATTTGGACACAATAGACAAAGAAATCACCCTTTTGGAAAAGGAACTATCAGGCTCACACCAAATGATAGGATTTTGTCACAACGATTTACAATATGGTAACATAATGCTTGATGAAGAGACCAATTCTGTGACCATCATAGTGAGTTTCTCGTTGTGCTAGTTTCTGGGGGAAATGGCGTAGATATTTAATGTTTGTGCTAGTTTCTTTATTACTCATGCTCTCTTCTATATTTCTTGGGAGAAAAGGGAATATATTTAACAGAGGACATGTATGATATGAGATTGTGAAATCTGAGTGATGATATATATCTTGTacttttcctttgtttttgtttatttacttaaatatgGCTAAAGGTATGAGAATCTGGTCTATTCGTAGAATTATTTTTAAGGGATCAACGAGCCATAGTCAGCAAATACGATTTAACGCCACCTTTTTGTAATAGGACTATGAATACGCTTGCTATAATCCAGTAGCATTTGATATAGCCAACCACTTCTGTGAGATGGCTGCTAACTATCACACAGAAGAGCCTCATATCCTTGACTACAGTAAATATCCTGGTATTGGGCCATCTGGATGTTATTTTACTTGCTTtcattcattttatctttttctgtGAAAAAATTACTTCTATTTCATTGGTTCTCTTGACAGATCTTAAGGAGCGTAAAAGATTTGTGCTGGCATACTTGAGTGCCTCTGGTAATGAATCACTTCAAATCACTCTGATGTTAGAAGATTGTATTGCATTGTAGTTCTTTTGTCATTGAAATTGATTGATAAATATTCTACCACAaaacatgaaatgaaaaattgGTGTTTGCTTTCAGTTTGCTGATATTGATGATCTATTTCATAATTGGATTAACCTAGTTGTATCgttcaaattaaacaaactgTAGAGATCAATCATAAATATGTCCTTGTATTTTATCACTTGTATAACCATGCATCTCCTTAAGGACTGTAATTATCATGTGTGCATGAAATTGTGGATCTTGAGTGCAGATGGCAGTGAAGTGGAGCAACTACTTCAAGAAATTGAGAAGTATACACTTGCAAATCATCTATTCTGGGGCGTTTGGGGAATAATCTCGGTATCTTCAatttctcaatttatttttggtttatattATGCTCCTTAGCACTCGCGGAGGCGTGTAGCTGAGTCCTTAGAGAGGGAGAAGTTATTCCATAATACCGTTTCCATAAATGTGCcctatttcaataaatataaacattatGGGTGGGCTGCTGAAAAAAGTGGCGGAATTTTTCCGATGGTTTCTTAGAGTAACGCAAGAAGGCACCAATAATAGATGCGtgcattgtttttgtgttggTAGTGTCTATCATTATTACAGCTGATGAAACTAATAGGAACTGAATTTGCTATTGATGCGTCATAAGTTCCTCGAAAGTTTTTATGTTAAGTGTCTCTTTTAGATGTGGGCTTGAAcaatggtttttatttttttttgggaaaaagttaaatattggagatcttaaaaattaaaataaacttctCTTTGCGGCTATCtgaaatgcattttattttgtGACAATCACTCGTGTGTATATAGAAATGACTAATCCAAAAAGATCATAGTGACTAGAAAGAAATATTGCACTGCATAAATGGGCTGCAGTACTGTTTTTGGGTCTTTATTAACTTCAAAATTCTCCCATCTAAGGTGCACTTATTATGTACTTAGTTGCCACAAGCAAATGTGAATTTCTCTACATTTTAACTATTACAAATCCAATTATACTAAATAGTAGCCACCGAGTAGTAAAGAGGGTGGTGATTTTGTTCTAATTCTTCATTGTCTCGTCTTCTGATTAATTTGTTCAGGCACAAGTAAACACAATCCACTTTGACTACAAGGAGTATGCTAAACAGAGGTTTCAAGAGTACTGGGCAAGGAAACCTTATCTTCTAATAAACTCCGAAGCACCTTCTCCGTATAATGTGCCCGAGGGTACAGGTATTTGATTCGAGTTGTTTTATGTTACTGCTTTGTGAATAGAATCAATAGATTGCTGCATCCTAATGATGGTAGTCAATTTTGTTGTGCGATTCGTAAATGTAAACAGGTAACGTTCCAATTATGGTAGTTGTGTTGTTTGATTCTTAAATGTAAGCAAATAACAGTACAGTGATGATAGTTGATCTTGTTATGTGATTCTTAAATGCAAGTGACTTAGAATGGAAAGTGTTAGCTGATGATGATTACTATTGTTTTAGCATTACAAGCCATGGCAAATATAAACACAATGACtcaaatataatttggttgctgttatctatttctttttatgtctctattaattattattcataaatgAATTTAGgtaaatagttttatagatATGTTTGGGTATGCATGGGCGAGTTTCTACTATAAGCgagaaaaataggaaaagaaagtTGAAATTGGTTTTTCTTgtacatgaatttttttttaatttaattcgtGCATAAGTCAAAAGCccaaatttatttatctttcgTGACAAAGTAAGTGCCAAAACTCGTCCTAATTGATTCTATGCgaatattaagaaaaagaacaaatagtTGTGATAGGTTCCAACTTTGTGTTGGAAAAAGTACATTGATAGTTGAAAGCATTTTTCCTTGGTGCTTGGTATGATTCACAGCAGTCTATAATGTATTGCATTTGTATTATGTATATTTCGATTTTGATGGAGGAAGTTGACCAATTTTGATCATCATGGGTTTGTGCTAGCATAATTAAGGAATAGATTTTGACGTCTTCGGAATTTTCAaagattaatttatttcttcaaaaataGTTTGGTCCATATGACGTATTCTAATTTTGAAATGGACTTTTTCAATACTTGTCCTGTATTGTATCGttactttttttatactttACAATTGACTGAGTTTAATggtttttattagttttttggttttgttttgaaaggACTCTAGACATTGGTTAAACAGTGAagtaaagttatttatatagtttttgaaaaaaatattaatgatgaAATTAGACAAGAAAAATAATCTATTACTTTCTCAAGACCAAAATGTACTTTGTTATGTAACTTCCTCATTTTACTATTCTCATCCAAGagcattaaatattttttgtgacagtgatgttttatttaattttatttcggTAATGTATTATTCTCTTCCATTCATTAGTTATTTGAGTAATGTATTACtgatttataatttctttttattcttgaCGTTGTGTTTTAAAGttctttagtatttttttttttaattttccttaTAAAAGCCtgtattcaaaatattttagaataaaagtAAAGGATCAACATATGGTTAGAATTAAAAGCTTGATTGGTcaagacaaaaacaaattaaaaatgcaaaaaataatttacgaAAATTATGTGAATAAAACTTTTAggagtaaaaataaattatgagcATTTTAAAggattataaatgtttttttttttatttgtgatgattGATTGGTAAATAATGTGGCAGGAGAACTAGCATCAGCTCCCAGCCACAAATCGAAGAACTCTAGTATCTTCAGGAGGATGAAGAAAGTTTTTGGTCTGGGTTTGTTCAGGTCTAAGAGCTAGAACAATATTTtcccactttttttttctttcattctatATATCGATTACACAAATAATGTATAAACAACCATTACATTTCGATATTATATTtcattccttttctttcttaCCTCTTTCTACTACACATGTAagtatttatgaaataaaaatttagtttaagCTTACCTTTCCTGTAgtaaattaataacttttatttacctTTGTTTACTTACATCGAATTTAAGTTAATTGATTACAATATACGtctacatttttataatttacttttatttatttatttatttttattacattatttttaatcttgtgTGATATCTTaagcatttttaattaagttcaaaattaaagatgctgatttatgtattatttaaaaatagtaaagcaataatgttaattataataacaatataacatCGAAGATCATGTACTTTACAATGTGGATGACAATCATGTTAAATGCACTTGTGATAGATAAGATTATATTAGAATTGGGTTCTTTTAATTTtggcttaaatacattttttatcctcattttcgtagtgtttgttgcggatgatcctcattttgaaagaatgtttaaaatggtcctcatttttatcaaatgtttaaaatgatcctcattttcgcaattcgtgttttatttggtcattttctgtaactccgtttaaatcattaatgtagcattgtacaggtgacacagtttgtattagggtgtgttatgtgtactgtacatatgcctaattaaccttaattttttaatttaggggaaattttgcaattaaggaaatttcttcatcttcgtctttcttgagctcgaaTTTGTagaggaagcagctaatacttgccattttatcattggattgcagttgcgctcttcatttcaattttgcagttaatcatcatcaacgaggtaaaTGAGTTTAGGGTTTCATACCAATTTGCTTCAAGAGATCCATCTACGAAGAAAtatatcaatccatcatctttccAGTCAATGCTGAAGTCTTATGGGAAAGAACTCCCTACCCTTACGTTCATCCAC carries:
- the LOC114195033 gene encoding probable choline kinase 2 codes for the protein MSAAEDLVNKTEAGGKESQDNHITGLVKNNDGVNPANHQAAGGAERPVSDQTDVDRNPTSEQVGIAGNMVNNQAGAAETPAKEHVTGGAENSVHNEAGASISGMKDEAGVIDSPVNSIVTAAEISVSSQADAAANRKENPVETPVACKADRLPEEAQEMLKSLASHWEDVLDANALQVFPLKGAMTNEVFQIKWPTSTGETSRKVIVRIYGEGVDVFFDRSQEIQTFEFMSKNGQGPPLLGRFANGRVEEFIHARTLSAADLRDPTISALIAAKLKDFHDLDMPGEKEVHLWNKLRNWLSEAKRISSPKEAEAFYLDTIDKEITLLEKELSGSHQMIGFCHNDLQYGNIMLDEETNSVTIIDYEYACYNPVAFDIANHFCEMAANYHTEEPHILDYSKYPDLKERKRFVLAYLSASDGSEVEQLLQEIEKYTLANHLFWGVWGIISAQVNTIHFDYKEYAKQRFQEYWARKPYLLINSEAPSPYNVPEGTGELASAPSHKSKNSSIFRRMKKVFGLGLFRSKS